A section of the Acanthochromis polyacanthus isolate Apoly-LR-REF ecotype Palm Island chromosome 13, KAUST_Apoly_ChrSc, whole genome shotgun sequence genome encodes:
- the si:dkey-243k1.3 gene encoding endonuclease domain-containing 1 protein-like, which translates to MKTLGTLCALLPLLLSVRADVVEHFEDQSECVKYFYKEKVPEWGASTPGVARLCQRFVNRYHFATLYDTNHRIAVYSAYQFQPSNGGGRESRWFVEPQLVNKSWQAEMKDGYWLGRDYPGVYLGEKQALNEDFTYSGFDRGHLNPNGHHAVPSRNATFTLTNVVPQNPKLNQNSWRIHESDLTNLFKAKCSKAFVLVGAIPSAENWIVKNNVKRVNIPDYLWNAYCCVDNNDKPIQSGAATARNTEDNWVEKLSLAELGEFLQQFSNEPVGELFYNNCSA; encoded by the exons ATGAAAACTTTGGGGACTTTGTGCGCTCTTCTTCCGCTCCTCCTTTCTGTGCGTGCAGATGTTGTGGAACATTTTGAG gaTCAGTCAGAGTGTGTGAAATACTTTTATAAAGAGAAGGTGCCGGAGTGGGGAGCTTCTACACCTGGAGTTGCCCGCCTCTGTCAGCGCTTTGTCAACAG GTACCACTTTGCCACGCTGTATGACACCAATCACCGCATTGCTGTCTACTCTGCCTACCAGTTCCAGCCCAGTAATGGAGGCGGCAGAGAGAGCAGGTGGTTTGTGGAGCCTCAG CTGGTCAATAAGTCCTGGCAAGCAGAGATGAAGGATGGCTACTGGCTGGGGAGGGACTACCCTGGGGTTTACCTCGGAGAGaaacaagctctgaatgaggaCTTTACTTACTCTGGCTTCGACCGTGGTCACCTCAACCCCAACGGACACCATGCAG TTCCTAGTCGCAACGCCACCTTCACCCTGACCAACGTGGTCCCTCAGAACCCCAAGCTGAATCAGAACTCCTGGAGGATCCATGAGTCCGACCTCACCAACCTTTTCAAAGCCAAGTGCTCTAAGGCCTTTGTGCTGGTTGGTGCTATTCCCTCCGCAGAAAATTGGATCGTCAAAAACAATGTGAAACGTGTCAACATCCCAGACTACCTGTGGAACGCCTACTGCTGTGTGGACAACAATGACAAACCCATTCAGAGTGGTGCTGCCACAGCAAGAAACACAGAGGACAACTGGGTGGAGAAGCTGTCTCTGGCTGAACTGGGAGAATTCCTGCAGCAGTTCTCCAATGAGCCAGTAGGGGAGCTGTTTTACAACAACTGCAGCGCATGA
- the LOC110952902 gene encoding TRPM8 channel-associated factor homolog, with the protein MSNQPVINHHEEAYISLMRGLKDLDLRGPYIPSDLVLIGDHAFPLAMNSRGQVLMAASLYGHGRIVVLGHEGYLTTFPALVENALTWLRGDGSDNVSVGVHRNVKSVADNLQNSSFQAEVVGGFSDSLGVGVYVTDAYSVGADPKELVAFMKAGGGVLIAGQAWSWAGGHPKQNTLLLFEGNKVSGVAGIYFSEHQGDAEYMPVYPQIPSSWMAVVIGKDFDDDLEFLLEGISEFDLQNGVVASELLIHGPLAFPIGTTDDGRAFLAGAYYGQGQVVVITHEGLLKRETLAPFFNNAIRWLDEGRNGVVGVVPDLHEAFNLVHKSGFNCKKTNFREDLSVFVCTAYCNEHVKEIQDFVAEGGGLLIGGHAWYWAQTHHGQNPMTDFTGNKILNKMGLSLLEKIIGEGSYKAPVPSQAIKDTYHFRHLLHRFAGHVSEGEELTAHEEECLKKLGGDCANYLHMKAHDCSSYTQVVSTLTDILKKSGMPQVSDSCPTKSPRDHLLLNVGTEVYKVCPDPDDLLPYLMKNNPLMPVVYNHRIKIHVNTAGGEEWISTGLYLSPGMKTFLAIPAEIVNKGWQIQIGCQTDRLHAEELKRAPCVHERFPVTSEMMQVWNLWGGLLYLVAPPKTQVNGLEVIVQMAVPAPYYKSGVTTAADWSLLRTAPSPWAELEFDNIILTVPSDVVQDLDRPEELAALWNDMMKAIADLAAIPHKFSRKERFVTDVQISHGWMHAGYPIMTHRSTSAELVSTDHARSKGLWGPIHELGHNQQRACWEFPPNTTECTCNLWSVYVHEQVLGINRAKADPIMTLTKRKARAEEYAKGGRKLSSWDTFVALETYMQLQDKFGWDAFKRVFDAYHKMSNFPNDNHGKMNLYAETFSQAVGMNLAGFFKAWGWPIQTATEEKLSKLPPWSDHPMVQFA; encoded by the exons ATGTCCAACCAGCCTGTCATAAACCACCATGAAGAAGCCTACATCTCACTGATGAGAGGCTTGAAAGACCTGGACCTGCGAGGCCCTTATATTCCCAGTGACCTGGTGCTGATTGGAGATCATGCTTTTCCTTTAGCCATGAATAGCCGAGGCCAGGTCCTGATGGCTGCCTCTCTGTATGGCCATGGAAGGATCGTGGTCCTGGGTCATGAGGGCTACCTGACCACTTTTCCAGCTCTGGTGGAGAACGCTCTGACCTGGCTGAGAGGAGATGGATCTGACAACGTCTCTGTAGGGGTGCACAGAAATGTCAAGAGTGTTGCTGATAACCTCCAAAACTCCAGCTTCCAAGCAGAAGTAGTGGGGGGTTTTAGTGACAGTCTGGGGGTTGGTGTTTATGTGACGGACGCCTACAGTGTCGGTGCAGACCCAAAGGAACTGGTGGCGTTTATGAAAGCAGGAGGAGGTGTGCTGATAGCAGGACAGGCCTGGAGCTGGGCTGGAGGCCACCCTAAGCAGAACACACTGCTTCTGTTTGAGGGTAATAAGGTGTCAGGGGTGGCAGGAATCTACTTCTCTGAGCATCagggtgatgcagagtacaTGCCTGTCTACCCTCAGATCCCATCCTCTTGGATGGCTGTAGT GATAGGTAAGGATTTTGATGATGATTTGGAGTTCTTACTCGAGGGAATTTCAGAGTTTGACCTCCAAAATGGGGTTGTAGCTTCTGAGCTTCTGATCCACGGCCCTCTTGCTTTCCCCATTGGTACCACTGACGATGGACGAGCATTTCTGGCAGGAGCCTACTATGGGCAGGGACAGGTTGTTGTGATCACACATGAAGGACTTCTGAAGCGAGAG ACACTGGCTCCATTTTTCAACAATGCCATTCGCTGGTTGGATGAAGGCCGGAATGGGGTTGTTGGTGTGGTGCCAGACCTCCACGAAGCCTTCAACCTCGTCCACAAGTCAGGCTTTAATTGTAAAAAGACCAACTTCAGGGAAGacctgagtgtgtttgtgtgtacagcATACTGCAATGAGCATGTGAAGGAAATCCAAGACTTTGTAGCAGAGGGAGGAGGCCTGCTGATTGGTGGACATGCCTGGTACTGGGCACAGACACACCACGGGCAAAACCCAATGACAGATTTCACAG GAAACAAGATCCTTAACAAAATGGGATTGAGTCTGCTGGAGAAGATTATCGGGGAAGGTTCCTACAAGGCCCCTGTACCAAGCCAGGCCATTAAAGATACCTACCACTTCCGCCATCTTTTACACCGCTTTGCTGGTCATGTATCCGAGGGAGAGGAACTAACAGCGCATGAAGAAGAATGCCTTAAAAAGCTGGGTGGGGACTGTGCCAACTACTTGCACATGAAGGCTCATGACTGCTCCTCCTACACACAGGTGGTGTCCACGCTCACTGACATCTTAAAGAAGTCTGGCATGCCACAG GTGAGTGACAGCTGCCCTACAAAGAGTCCCAGAGACCATCTCCTGCTCAATGTGGGGACAGAGGTGTATAAGGTTTGTCCAGATCCCGATGACCTTCTGCCCTACCTCATGAAGAATAACCCACTGATGCCAGTTGTCTATAACCACAGGATCAAGATTCATGTCAACACAGCAG GAGGGGAGGAGTGGATTAGCACAGGACTCTACCTCTCTCCTGGTATGAAGACCTTCTTGGCCATACCTGCAGAGATTGTCAACAAGGGATGGCAG ATTCAGATAGGCTGTCAGACTGATCGACTGCATGCTGAAGAGTTGAAGAGAGCACCATGTGTTCATGAGCGGTTTCCTGTTACCTCAGAGATGATGCAGGTGTGGAACCTGTGGGGGGGACTCCTCTATCTGGTGGCCCCACCCAAAACACAAGTGAATGGGTTGGAGGTGATAGTGCAGATGGCTGTACCTGCACCGTATTATAAATCTG GTGTGACAACTGCAGCTGACTGGTCGTTGCTGCGTACAGCTCCTTCACCCTGGGCAGAGCTGGAGTTTGACAACATCATCCTCACCGTGCCATCAGATGTTGTGCAGGACCTGGATCGCCCTGAGGAGCTGGCAGCTCTCTGGAACGACATGATGAAGGCCATTGCTGACCTCGCTGCCATCCCACACAAATTTTCCCGCAAAGAACGTTTTGTAACTGATGTCCAGATTTCCCATG GTTGGATGCATGCAGGTTATCCTATCATGACACACAGGTCCACATCAGCTGAGCTGGTCAGCACTGACCACGCTAGGAGTAAAGGCCTGTGGGGCCCCATCCATGAACTGGGACACAACCAACAGAGGGCCTGCTGGGAGTTCCCTCCAAACACCACAGAGTGCACATGCAACCTGTGGTCAGTGTACGTGCATGAACAGGTGCTGGGGATCAACAGGGCAAAG GCTGACCCAATTATGACCCTAACAAAGAGGAAGGCTCGTGCAGAAGAATACGCTAAGGGGGGCAGGAAACTCAGCAGCTGGGATACATTTGTGGCCCTGGAGACTTACATGCAG CTCCAGGATAAATTTGGCTGGGATGCCTTTAAGAGGGTGTTTGATGCCTACCACAAGATGAGCAACTTCCCCAATGACAACCACGGAAAGATGAACCTGTATGCTGAGACCTTCTCCCAGGCTGTGGGGATGAACCTGGCTGGGTTCTTTAAGGCCTGGGGCTGGCCCATACAAACAGCCACTGAGGAGAAACTCTCCAAGCTGCCTCCCTGGAGTGATCACCCCATGGTTCAGTTTGCCTGA